From the Archangium lipolyticum genome, the window AGGCGTCGCCCCCTGCGTCTCCACATGGAGCGCGTCACCGGCAGCAGGTCGAAGCGCACGCCATCCGCGTACCACAGCTCGAACCTGGCTGTCGGGCGGGTACTGCGAGTGCGCAGGGCTTTGAGGCAACGGGCGGCGCGTCGTTTTTTCCCCCTCCTCGCGCAGGTGACGAGTGGTGGGCTTGGCGCGGCGCCACACGTAGCCGTGCCGCCGCAGCAATCTGCCCACCCAATCAGGGCTGACGTCAGTGCCTGTACGTTGCCGCAGGTACTCCGCCAGGCGTGCGCGTGTCCAGCGAGTGAAGGCGAAGTCCAATTGGCGTGGGTCCGACTCCACTGTGCGCAGCAGCAGCTGCAGGTAGGTGGACTCCACTCTTCTGGGCCTGCCCGAGCGTGGTGCATCCTCCAACCCCCGCACTCCCAGCTGCCGCCAACGTCGGCGACACTCATGCACCGTGCGGGTGGTAAGCCCCAGCGTCCGGGCGATGCTGGCGGCACTCTGCCCCTGCGCACTCAGCAGCACGACGGTGGCACGCAGTGCCACCCCTGCCTTGCCCCTCTGCCGCGTAGCCCTTTGTAGTGCCAGCCTCTGCCGGGGTGTCAGCCGGATGCTACGCTGCTCAGAGGACATCGCCGCTCCTCTCTCCTGCTCAGCGGCGATGTTACCCCCTGAAAGAACTTAGTTCACATGGCTTAGGGAGCCCAGGGGGCCGCGACGTTCCAACTCGCGTCCGCGTTGTAGCTGGCGGGCGAGTCCCAGGTGGACCCGAACCCCGAGGCGATCCACAGCTCGGCGGCGGCGTGGCGGATGTAGCGCTCGGGGAAGTTGTAGGACTGGAACGAGACCCCGGTGCCGGACAGCCCTGGCTGGGCACAGAAGGTGGCGTCCTGATCGAAGATCGCCGAGCCGTCCCGCGCGTCCTTGCGGATGCGGCTGTTGGAGTGCCGCAGGTACTGGCCGGGGTAGTTGCGGGACTCGAAGGAGTAGCAGCTGGACTCGGCCAGACCGGGCACGAGCTTGAAGGTCGCGTCCTGCTTGAGCGTGGCATTGCTGCCGCCGTCCACCACCTCGGTGAAGCCCAGGCTGTCGATGTGGCGCACGTAGCGGTTGGTGTAGTTGGGCGTCGTCACCTGGAGGGACTGGTACGCGCCCATGGGGACGTTCGCTTCGCTCCACCACGTGGGGGGCGAGATGCCCCAGGTCGCGTCCTGACGGAAGCCCGTGGTGTTCTCGAGGGCGTCCACCCAGACCTCGCCGTTGCGGTGGCGCAGATAGAAGCCGGGCTTGTTCCTGGACTCCAGCGACACGCTCGACGAGGAGCCATCGAGCGCCGGGCGGGCGCAGAAGGTGGCGTCCTGGTCGAAGAGCGCCGAGCCATCCCGGGCGTCCTTGCGGATGCGGCTGTTGAAGTGCCGCAGATAGCTGCCGGGGTAGTTGCGCGATTCGAAGGAGTAGCAGGAGGCATCCGCCAGGCCCGCCACGACCTTGAAGGTCGCGTCCTGCTTGAGCGTGCCGCCGCTGGCGCTGTTCACCACCTCGGTGAAGCCCAGGCTGTCGATGTGGCGCAGATAGCGGTGGGTGTAGCCGGGCGTCGTCACCTGGAGGGAGCGGTACTGGCCCAACTGCATGAGCCCCAGGTTGTTGAGCTGGCGCGAGGCGGCGATCAGGTTGAGGTGGGCGTTGCGCACCTGGTTGGCATCCACCTTGAGGATGGCGCGGTCGTAGGTGAACAGACCATTCACCTCGCCCTCCACGTCGGTGATCTCCGTGTAGACGGCCGCGCTCAGGCCGGGCCTGTTCATCACGCGGTGGATGGAGTTGATGAGGCCCACGTAGCGGGAGGTGAGCGTCGCGCTGTCGGGGACCAGCTCGTAATAGAAGAACCTGCCGTTGGGGCTCCAGTCGTGGCCGTCGACCATCAGGCCCAGACCGCCAAACTCACCCACCACCGCGGCGCGCAGGCCCGAGGGACGGGAAGAACCCGGGCCCACGTAGACGTGCCAGTCCGCGAAGTCTCCGTTGCCGCCATCCACGGCGCCGCAGCAGTTGATGCCGCTCATGTTGTCCACCAGGCGGCTGGGGTCCCAGCTCTTCACCAGGTCGGCCAGCCGGGCCTGGTCGTACTGGCCCCAGCCTTCGTTCTGCACCACCCAGGTGATGATCGACGTGGCGCTGCGGTGCTCGTCGATCATCTCGCGCAGCTCGAGCTCGAACTGGGTGCGCGCGGCGGCATCGGGCGTCTTGCCGGAGTCCATCAAGGGCATGTCCTGCCAGACGAGCAGACCCAGCTTGTCGGCCCAGTAGTACCAGCGCTGGGGCTCGACCTTGATGTGCTTGCGGATGAGGTTGTAGCCCAGGTCCTTGTGCTTCTGGATGTCGAACTTGAGCGCCTCGTCCGTGGGAGCGGTGTAGATGCCATCGGGCCAGTAGCCCTGGTCCAGGGTGCCGATCTGGAAGACGAACTGGCCATTGAGCACCGGGCGGACCACGCCGCCCACGAGCTTGAGGCCCACGGAGCGCATGCCGAAGTAGCTCGTCACCTGGTCGACGACGGTGGAGCCGCTCTTGAGGGAGACGCGCAGGTCATAGAGGAAGGGGCTCTCGGGAGACCAGAGCTTGGGGTTGGGCACGGGGATGCGGATCTCCCCGTCCACGCTGCCGGTAGCGCTGCCCACCGGGGTGGTGCCATCGAAGGCCACGGCCTCGACCGTCTGGCCGGAGAGTCCCGCGCCGCGCACCGTGAGACGAAGGGTGGAGCCGGCCAGGTCCGGGGTCATGTCCAGCCGGGTGATGCGGGCGGACGGCGTGGGCTCCAGCCACACCGTCTGCCAGATGCCCGAGGCGGCCGTGTACTCGATGCCCTGCGGATTGTTGGTCTGCTTGCCCACGGGTTGGGAGCCCGCGTCGGTGGGGTCATAGACACCGACGATGATCTCGTTGGTGCCGCCGTTGAGGTGGTTGGTGATGTCGAAGCTGAAGGAGTCGAAGCCGCCGCGGTGCGTGCCCACGAGCTGGCGGTTGACGTAGACGGTGGACTCCCAATCCACGGCGCCGAAGTGAAGCTGGACGCGTCGGCCGCTCCAGGCCGCCGGGACGGTGAAGGTCCGGCGGTACCACATGCGGTCCTGGTGCCGCTTGATGCCGGAGAGGCCGGACTCGATGGGGAAGGGGACGAGGACGCTCTCGGGGAGGTTCTGGCCGAAGGGAGGCGTCTGGCCGGCGGTGGCGTTACCGAACTGCCACTCGCCGTTGAGGTTGAGCCAGTCGGAGCGGACCATCTGGGGACGGGGATAGTCCGGAAGGGCGTTGGTGGTGGAGACCTGGGAGGTCCACGGGGTGGAGAGGGGAGGGGGCTTGGGAGCCCAGGCGGCGTGAGCGCCTTGGAGCGAGAGCAGGTAGCAGAGCAGGGGCATCAGCCGGAGGGCGACGCTGCCAGCACGCGTGGGTCGGGGGGGGCGAGTCATGATGTTCTCCGCGGGATGGAGTGAAGAGGCGGGTGGAGCCCGGAGCGGGTCAAAATCCCTCTCTGGGCTCCTCCATGGGCCGGTTCCGTAGGCTCAATGGATGAGCACCTTGTCGACCGTGACCGTCGCGCTCTTGTGGAAGTAGACCCGGTACTCCAGGGGATGATTGAGCGTCGTGTGATGGAAGCTCAGGCTGAAGTCCTGGTACTGGTGGGCGGTGGTGAATTGCTGTGAGGTCACGTCCATGCTCACGAGACTGAGTCCCGTGGTGCCGTCTCTCACATCGATTCCCGCGACGGGCTGAGCGCCAAGGGAATTGTTGTCGGTCTTCAGCCGGAACGTGACCCTGTGGGTGCCGACAGGCACGTTGGCGTCGTAGGGGCCGTAGACCATGTGCCCGGCCGCGTCGAGGGAAGGCGAAGCCTGCCAGCCGTCCCCGCTCGAGCGCCCGGTGCCATGAGCCACCACGGCTCCTTCCGCTTCGTATTGACCGAGGCGGGTCGTCGTCGTGACCTTGTCGATGTTGATCGAGGCCTTGTCCTTGTAGTTGGCCCTGAGCTCGAGCTGGTGCCCGGCGACGTTGTGATAGGTCAGGCTGAAGTCCTGATACACGCCGCCCGCCTTGAACTGATGTCGGTAGACGTCGAACGACGTCAACACGACTCCGGTGGTGGCATCCCTCACATCGAGCGTCACGACGTTGTCGTTGTTGCCGGCGATGGAGCCGATCTTCATCTTGAACGTCGTGGTCAGCTGACCGGCCGGGAAGGTGGTGACATACGGGCCGTACAGCATCATTCCCGGCCCGTCGTCCGTGACGTTCGCCGTCCAGCCGTTGTCGTAGGAACGGCCGACCGCGTGCGAGAACGGCGAGGCGGCGTAGTTCTGATTCTCCGCCTCGTACGTCTTCACGATGGCCGACGTGTCCGTGGGCAGGTTGTAGTACTCCCGCATCAGCTGGAAGTAGTTGTCCGGCCGCACGAAGACGATGTTGCCGTTGCTCTTGTAGGTGTTCACCACATTGATGAAGCTCTGGTAGGTGTTGCCCTCCCAGGGGTTTGCCTGGATGCTGACGAACCGGGGAGCGGTGCCGTTCCATCCGGAGATGGTCTTGTTGATCTCCGAGATCATGGAGCTCTCCGTGGGGCAGTACGTGGCATTGAGCCCCTGGCTCGGCATGACGTTGTTGTAGACCGTGATGCCGCCGCCCGCGTTCTGGGCCGTCAATCCCAGCAGGGACGGCGCGTTGTACGCGAAGCTGTTCCCCACGTTGGTGTTCGTGCCGCCGTTGATCGTGTTCCACACGGTGAGGACCTTCAACCCCGCGCGGTTCATGTAGTCATCGGTCAGCGCGATATAGCTGTCCAGATAGGTCTGGTTGCCCCAGTAGTTGGGATAGGTGTAGCCAATCCCCGTCGGGCCCGAGATGAGGTTGTCGTTGGGAGTGGCCGTGTTGTACAGGTAGTTCAACAGGCCGGGCATGGCGTCCAGCATGGCCGGGGAGATGGTCCACCCCAGGGGGACCTGTCCCCGGTTGGGGCTGTCCCAGAGCCGTTTGAAGTGATGCTCCAGGTACTGCATGTTGTCCCCATCGCTCAGGATGAGGGTGACGTAGATCTTGTTGTTCAGCGTGGGCTTGTTGGGAACGGGTTTGACGTTCACGGTCCGCGATGTCCCACCGAACACCGTCAGGTTCGAGGAGAAGTCGCTGGCGATGGTGGACACGCCGTACTCGGAGACCCGCTGGATGCCCGCCGCCTCGTCCGGCCACCAGCCCATGTAGATGCCGTTCCCGTAGGGCATGCCCGCCAGGAACTTCCTCAGCAGCGTGTCCTCCGAGGGGATCTTCGGGTCGAGCCACACGACCGCCGTCTGGGTCGCCGCGGCGTACTCCCGCAGGTTGCCTTTGATCTCCGGGGTGAGGCCGACGAGCAACCGGTGCGTCACCTGGGACCAGTAGAAGTCGTACAGGTGCTGGTAGACCTGGGTCTTCGACGTGAAGGAGCCGCGCAGGTCCTGCAGGACGGGGAAGTAGTACGGGGCGGCGGTCAGCCTGGCCGCGAGCGAGGGGGACGCGACGATGCCATTCCTCAGGCTGGCGATCGTGGTGGCCAGGTTCAGCGTGTCAGGCACCGCGTTGTCGTAGATGACGATACCCGCGATCTCGCTCTTGTATCTGGTCAGGAGGCTCCACTTGTCGGTGACCTCCGTGTACCCGAGCCCCAGGGAATTCAGCCAGTTGTACTTGCCCTCGTTTCCCCGCACCGTGTCGTCGTAGCTGTAGATACGGGGTTGGGTCCTGTTGACGAGCCCTTTCAAGGTCGCGAAGAGCACCTCCTCGTCGTGTTTGAGCTGGTTCGGAGCCCCCACTGCGTCGACCTTGATGTAGGCGCCCCCGTACCAGAACACCCTGAACTCGATTCCGTGCCCGGCCGCGGGGTTGTTGAACGGGAGCAGGAACCTCTGGAAGGAGCCCACCTTCGTGAAGTCCATCCGATAGATGTCTCGTTTGGCCAGGACGGTTCCCGTCGTGTTGTCCCGGACATCGACCGTCACCATGAGGGCGTTGTTGGCCGTGTTGTTGTCGATGGCCAGATCGAAGAAGGCCGTGTTGTCACCGGGCGGGATGTCGGTGGCGTAGGGGCCGTAGATCATGAACTGATTGGGTGCATCGATCGACGTCTGCGCGAGCCAGCCATTGCCGTCCAGATGCCCGGTGCCGTGTCTCAGCTGCGGCCCCTCGCCCTCGTAGCGGAACTCGCTGGTCGTCACATCGATCAGATCCAGCGTCGCCGCCGGCGCGGAGAAGGAGGGAAGCACCTGCCGCGCGGGCCAGGAGAGTCCGGCCGCCGAGGCTTCCCAAGAGGAGAGCATCCCCGCCGCCGCGAGCGTCGCGGCGCATGCGAAACCTGGATGCATCCACCGAATACATTTCATGAAGAACCGCCCCCTGACGTGCACGGCGGTGTATCCCATGAGCAGGGATTCAACAAGTAATATCAGGAAAACACGGATACGCAGACTTTCAAAATCAACGGCGCCTGTTCATCTCCACACGGTGGACGGAGTGGGGCCCCCCTCCCCACGTTTCCGTTGACCCGATTGTCTGGCTTACGGCCTCTCTGTTCGGGGCCTATTTCAGTCGCAGTGCTGGAGGTCCCCGGTGACGAAGCCGTTGCGGGTGGTGATGGCGCGGTCGTAGCAGGTGTGCTTGTCCCCGGTCAGCCGGTAGCGGTGGGTGGAGGTTCCCACCGCGTTCCGCTGCGCGCGCGGGACGCCGGACGTATAGGCGGCCTCACCGGTGTAGAGGTCGCTGAGCTTCCGGTGCGCCACCGTGCGCAGCCCCTGGGTGGTGCGCTCGTCCGCCTCGTCGTGGAGGGTGATGGTCGTGGTGAGCCGGTTCTGCGGCGTCACGCTGATGAGCCCATCGAGCGTGAAGCGCTTCTCGGAGCGGCTCACGGTCGGGAAGTGGCCGAGGCCGGCGACCGTGACGGTGCTGGTGTCCTTCCAGGTCGCGGTGATTCCATCCGGGTTCTCCGCGTCGCCCATCCAGCGGTGCATGCTCGAGTTGGACACCGACTGCTCGACGGTCGTCACCACCCACCCGCGCGAGGTCCACAGGAAGCCGGAGACGCGCAGGTGATGGCTACCCTGCGTGTCCAGCTGGTTCCAGCCGTCCACCAGCGCGGGCGTGGAGTCATTGGCCAGCGGCCCGACCCGGTGCTCGATCAGACCGCCGATGACTCGCGAGGCACGCGGGTCTCGCCAGGCGAGCACGTTGGTCGGCAGATCCCAGCCAGGGCGGCCCTCGGGTACACCCAGCACCCGCACCGCGATCTGGTGCGGCTTGCCGTCGGTCAACAGTCCGGCGAACGGGGTGAGGTCATAGCGGATGGGGCGGACGTCGAAGGCGCGCGGCGCCGGCAGCACGTACCACAGGAACGGGTTGGCCCAGCCGCCCGTGTAGACATGCGGGAAGGGCATGGCGATACCCGCCACCTTGCCGTCCACCTCGATCTGCACCTCGCGGTACGGGCCCGAGTCGGCGGGGCAGGAGTACGGCACGGTGGTCGGGACGGTGAAGTACCAGAACTCCTCGCAGCCACCGCCCGAGCCGGTCGCGTACACCTCGGCCACGAGCCGCTCGGTGTTGCGCGGCACCGTCACTTCGCCCAGCAGCGCGCTGCCCTCGCGGCGCGGGTTGGTCAGGGGGAGCACGTCGCTGGCCGTGTCGGCCGGCTTGTACCGGCCCTCGGCCTGGTAGAAGGTCAGGTACACCTGCACGTCCAGCACGCCGGTGTAGGTGTCGTTGACCACGTTGCCAATCAGCATCCAGACGGGCTGGGGCCGGGCCAGCAGCGGCGCGTAGGCGGTGACGTCCTTCTCCACCGACCAGGCGATGCCTTCACGCGACGGCTCGGGCGTGGACGTCTTGAAGATCGTCACGCCGCCCACCTCCAGGTGTCCGAGCCGGTCGTACTGGACGCCTTGGACCTTGCCTTCCATGCGCAGCACCACCTTGTTCCACGGTCCGGGGCAGTCCGCGGGCGGGGTGAAGGTGCTGGTGTAGGGCGTGAAGTCGTCGAACTTCTCGTCGACGATCTGGACGGTGCACGAGGACGTCGCCGGCTTCTCCACCGCGGGGGCCGCGGTGCGGGGGTCATCCCAGTCGGTGCCGAACTCGGGGGGCGGCTCGGCGGCCAACGCGGGGGTCATCGCGCCGAGTGACAGGCTCACGGCGGCGAAGACTGCGGAAAGACGTTTCACTGTTTTCTCCTGGTAAGCGGGGGGAGCGCGAAGCCTAGGACCTGCGGTACGTTCGGGCAATGACCTCCGGTGTCTGATCAACGGCAGGAGAGCCCGTCCAGCACGTGCCGCAGAGCCTCAGCTCGAGGTCGCCAGGTACCCGTCAAACCCAGTTGGTGGGCGTGACGATGACAGTGAAGGGGAGGGAATCGAGCGTCCCCTTCTTGGGGTCCGATGGGTCGATCGGACCTGAGATGCCCAGTCTGTCTTTGATCTTGCGCTCCAGGCGCGTGACGAGCAGTGGGCCGAGCTCCTGGATGTAGACTCCGTTGTAGTCCGCCAGTGCCGTCGGGATGTTGGTCTGGGCATTCGCCACGGACATCCCCAGCGCGGCGGCCAGGTCCGTCATCTTGTCCGCCTCGCCGAGGCGGGACCAGGCATTGTTGGCGCCACGATGGATGGAGACCTTCGACTGGACGACGGAGCTTCCATCCTCACTGATGATGAGCTGGCTGCTGACCGGTCGTGCCGTGAGGTGGAGGTTGCTCACGGTGAGCCGTACGTCCACGCGCCTGTCGCGCCGGACGCCACCGATGCTGGGGATGATCAGCGTTGGAATCTGGAACGTCACGTGCAACGCCAGATCCTGGGTGGCGCCGGCCACGGGGATGCGCCGGAAGGTGGAGACGCACAGCTTGCCGACCCGGCCATCGCCTTCGCTCGGGTGGGGAAAGGTCCAGACCCTTCCCGTTCCGACCTCGAAGGTACCGAGGAGTGTCTGGATGTCGGAGGTCGAAAGTTCCTGATTCCTGTCTGTCAGCTGGATCATCTGGTCATCCTTGGAAGGAGGGCGTGCGTGAGCCCTCGTTCTCTAGATGTTGGATCCGGAGGATTTGTGACACGGCGTGAGCGCGCGTTGCCCGTGGGATTACCCAGACGCTGGCACAGCACCCCAAGCTGCGGCCGGTGAGCCGCAATGGAGCCTGTCGTTGCGGCAAATTCCAGTTTGCCGCAATTGAAGTCCGGACAAGAGGTGCAGGTCGCAACCGATGAGATGGTGAATGAGTTTCAGCTGACCGAGTTGGAATCGCGCCTGGAAATGACCCTTGGCGCTGCTCGGGTACTGCTGCGAGTGCGTCGGCCAGACCTACTGCGGCGACAATTGACCGCCACCGTCTTTTCCCATTCGATGCGGCCATGGGATGGGAACGCATCAAGCGCTGGTTCTCGAGAAGTCCGGGCGACCCGAGTGGACGCCCTCCACCGAAGGCGGATGGCGGCCTCGCGAGCCTGCCCGACATCCCGTGGCTCCAGCCGGAAGCCAATCCCTGGGGCGTGCCCGTGCTCGACGTGCGCCCGGTGACGCTCGGCATGCTGTCGGCCTCGAAGTCCCCCGAGGCCGCCACGAACCTCGTCTCCATGGGCCAGGAAGACGGCACCGTGTTCATCGGGGCCCAGCCCCTCGTTCCGCGCCGCATCACCACGGACCTCCGCTTCCGCGTGGATGCCGTGCTGCCCGATGGCGTCCTCTTCTCCCCTCGGGAGATGGAGCACAAATGGGGGCTCTATCTCCTCCACCCGCATCTCCTCGTCGTGCGCAGTTGGACGCGCCAGGTGCACGCCGTGGCGGACTTCGAGCGCCGGGGAGACACCCTCGTCATCACGAGCATCGCCGGCGCTCTCACCGGTCAGGAGGAGCCTCCCAGCCTCACCGTCCTCGTGCTCGATTTCCTCTTGCGCACCCATGCTCTCTCCCTCCCCTACCCGGCGCCACTCCCGGAAGGACTGGAGGCCGAGCCAAAGGCAGCCGCCACGTGGTGCATGTCGATGTTCGGCAACCAGGTGCACTTCGCGACGCCGCATCCTCTCCCCCCGACTCCGCCCGAGGCGATGCTGCGCACCGACTCGCTCCTCCACATCGCGGTCGCGCGAGGCGATA encodes:
- a CDS encoding helix-turn-helix domain-containing protein; the encoded protein is MSSEQRSIRLTPRQRLALQRATRQRGKAGVALRATVVLLSAQGQSAASIARTLGLTTRTVHECRRRWRQLGVRGLEDAPRSGRPRRVESTYLQLLLRTVESDPRQLDFAFTRWTRARLAEYLRQRTGTDVSPDWVGRLLRRHGYVWRRAKPTTRHLREEGEKTTRRPLPQSPAHSQYPPDSQVRAVVRGWRALRPAAGDALHVETQGATP
- a CDS encoding AbfB domain-containing protein; the encoded protein is MTRPPRPTRAGSVALRLMPLLCYLLSLQGAHAAWAPKPPPLSTPWTSQVSTTNALPDYPRPQMVRSDWLNLNGEWQFGNATAGQTPPFGQNLPESVLVPFPIESGLSGIKRHQDRMWYRRTFTVPAAWSGRRVQLHFGAVDWESTVYVNRQLVGTHRGGFDSFSFDITNHLNGGTNEIIVGVYDPTDAGSQPVGKQTNNPQGIEYTAASGIWQTVWLEPTPSARITRLDMTPDLAGSTLRLTVRGAGLSGQTVEAVAFDGTTPVGSATGSVDGEIRIPVPNPKLWSPESPFLYDLRVSLKSGSTVVDQVTSYFGMRSVGLKLVGGVVRPVLNGQFVFQIGTLDQGYWPDGIYTAPTDEALKFDIQKHKDLGYNLIRKHIKVEPQRWYYWADKLGLLVWQDMPLMDSGKTPDAAARTQFELELREMIDEHRSATSIITWVVQNEGWGQYDQARLADLVKSWDPSRLVDNMSGINCCGAVDGGNGDFADWHVYVGPGSSRPSGLRAAVVGEFGGLGLMVDGHDWSPNGRFFYYELVPDSATLTSRYVGLINSIHRVMNRPGLSAAVYTEITDVEGEVNGLFTYDRAILKVDANQVRNAHLNLIAASRQLNNLGLMQLGQYRSLQVTTPGYTHRYLRHIDSLGFTEVVNSASGGTLKQDATFKVVAGLADASCYSFESRNYPGSYLRHFNSRIRKDARDGSALFDQDATFCARPALDGSSSSVSLESRNKPGFYLRHRNGEVWVDALENTTGFRQDATWGISPPTWWSEANVPMGAYQSLQVTTPNYTNRYVRHIDSLGFTEVVDGGSNATLKQDATFKLVPGLAESSCYSFESRNYPGQYLRHSNSRIRKDARDGSAIFDQDATFCAQPGLSGTGVSFQSYNFPERYIRHAAAELWIASGFGSTWDSPASYNADASWNVAAPWAP
- a CDS encoding GxGYxYP domain-containing protein encodes the protein MHPGFACAATLAAAGMLSSWEASAAGLSWPARQVLPSFSAPAATLDLIDVTTSEFRYEGEGPQLRHGTGHLDGNGWLAQTSIDAPNQFMIYGPYATDIPPGDNTAFFDLAIDNNTANNALMVTVDVRDNTTGTVLAKRDIYRMDFTKVGSFQRFLLPFNNPAAGHGIEFRVFWYGGAYIKVDAVGAPNQLKHDEEVLFATLKGLVNRTQPRIYSYDDTVRGNEGKYNWLNSLGLGYTEVTDKWSLLTRYKSEIAGIVIYDNAVPDTLNLATTIASLRNGIVASPSLAARLTAAPYYFPVLQDLRGSFTSKTQVYQHLYDFYWSQVTHRLLVGLTPEIKGNLREYAAATQTAVVWLDPKIPSEDTLLRKFLAGMPYGNGIYMGWWPDEAAGIQRVSEYGVSTIASDFSSNLTVFGGTSRTVNVKPVPNKPTLNNKIYVTLILSDGDNMQYLEHHFKRLWDSPNRGQVPLGWTISPAMLDAMPGLLNYLYNTATPNDNLISGPTGIGYTYPNYWGNQTYLDSYIALTDDYMNRAGLKVLTVWNTINGGTNTNVGNSFAYNAPSLLGLTAQNAGGGITVYNNVMPSQGLNATYCPTESSMISEINKTISGWNGTAPRFVSIQANPWEGNTYQSFINVVNTYKSNGNIVFVRPDNYFQLMREYYNLPTDTSAIVKTYEAENQNYAASPFSHAVGRSYDNGWTANVTDDGPGMMLYGPYVTTFPAGQLTTTFKMKIGSIAGNNDNVVTLDVRDATTGVVLTSFDVYRHQFKAGGVYQDFSLTYHNVAGHQLELRANYKDKASINIDKVTTTTRLGQYEAEGAVVAHGTGRSSGDGWQASPSLDAAGHMVYGPYDANVPVGTHRVTFRLKTDNNSLGAQPVAGIDVRDGTTGLSLVSMDVTSQQFTTAHQYQDFSLSFHHTTLNHPLEYRVYFHKSATVTVDKVLIH
- a CDS encoding peptide-N4-asparagine amidase, whose amino-acid sequence is MKRLSAVFAAVSLSLGAMTPALAAEPPPEFGTDWDDPRTAAPAVEKPATSSCTVQIVDEKFDDFTPYTSTFTPPADCPGPWNKVVLRMEGKVQGVQYDRLGHLEVGGVTIFKTSTPEPSREGIAWSVEKDVTAYAPLLARPQPVWMLIGNVVNDTYTGVLDVQVYLTFYQAEGRYKPADTASDVLPLTNPRREGSALLGEVTVPRNTERLVAEVYATGSGGGCEEFWYFTVPTTVPYSCPADSGPYREVQIEVDGKVAGIAMPFPHVYTGGWANPFLWYVLPAPRAFDVRPIRYDLTPFAGLLTDGKPHQIAVRVLGVPEGRPGWDLPTNVLAWRDPRASRVIGGLIEHRVGPLANDSTPALVDGWNQLDTQGSHHLRVSGFLWTSRGWVVTTVEQSVSNSSMHRWMGDAENPDGITATWKDTSTVTVAGLGHFPTVSRSEKRFTLDGLISVTPQNRLTTTITLHDEADERTTQGLRTVAHRKLSDLYTGEAAYTSGVPRAQRNAVGTSTHRYRLTGDKHTCYDRAITTRNGFVTGDLQHCD
- a CDS encoding ankyrin repeat domain-containing protein, producing the protein MGWERIKRWFSRSPGDPSGRPPPKADGGLASLPDIPWLQPEANPWGVPVLDVRPVTLGMLSASKSPEAATNLVSMGQEDGTVFIGAQPLVPRRITTDLRFRVDAVLPDGVLFSPREMEHKWGLYLLHPHLLVVRSWTRQVHAVADFERRGDTLVITSIAGALTGQEEPPSLTVLVLDFLLRTHALSLPYPAPLPEGLEAEPKAAATWCMSMFGNQVHFATPHPLPPTPPEAMLRTDSLLHIAVARGDTHTVDRQLDAGVPLTVWARDGLTPLHWALVSRQGTAMLEHLLTKGSPVDVRSVEGATPLMNATQSGRDELLSWLLDHGADPNAVDARGFTALHRAAEMGHLECVRILLARGARPDPAAQGHTPRSLAEHQKHEDIVRLLGG